A part of Pantoea vagans genomic DNA contains:
- a CDS encoding ParA family protein yields MKIISVFNNKGGVGKTTLTYHIAHSIAEMGFKVLMIDADPQCNLTIYSLKQDFIHDLWAEEDTFIDEGFEYAFNDKSPEEYSKIISKPRSLHFLLKPTEEGTGDHIQLPPPAQLTKNLDIIPGRLTLHLYEEKVAGRWTDLYRGDPLAIRTITKIRNLAEEYTRIHNYDYVIIDTSPSLGSLNKVIISTVDGFFVPALPDLFSLYGIKNIGKSLASWKEEFDTIYKLISNEKRHVFPEKFVRFLGYTIYNAKKYTGTETKWNLARAHLNYAEKIPQTIHDNISASLRDNIPEKLLELPIGSTAIMHTHNTFPSMAQYYNVPMWLVPDLQHIESEHVDTLRGARKKYIATQNGYHKFTEELLERIKLLG; encoded by the coding sequence ATGAAGATAATATCAGTATTTAATAACAAAGGGGGCGTGGGTAAAACAACTTTAACTTATCACATTGCTCACTCGATAGCTGAAATGGGTTTTAAAGTTCTAATGATTGATGCCGATCCCCAATGTAACTTAACAATATACTCATTAAAACAAGACTTCATTCATGACCTCTGGGCCGAAGAAGATACTTTTATAGATGAAGGATTTGAATATGCCTTCAATGATAAATCTCCTGAAGAATATTCAAAAATTATCTCTAAGCCGAGAAGCTTGCACTTTCTTCTAAAGCCTACGGAAGAAGGTACTGGAGATCATATTCAGCTCCCACCCCCAGCCCAACTGACAAAAAATTTAGACATAATACCTGGCAGATTGACATTACATCTCTATGAAGAAAAAGTTGCAGGACGATGGACCGATCTATACCGCGGTGATCCGTTAGCAATTAGGACCATCACGAAAATTAGAAATCTAGCTGAAGAATATACAAGAATTCATAATTATGATTATGTAATAATTGATACTTCTCCTAGTCTTGGATCCTTAAATAAAGTAATTATATCTACAGTAGATGGTTTCTTTGTACCTGCTCTTCCTGATTTATTCAGCCTTTATGGAATAAAGAACATTGGGAAATCTTTAGCCTCATGGAAAGAAGAATTTGATACAATTTATAAGCTTATTTCAAATGAGAAGCGTCATGTTTTTCCGGAAAAATTCGTTCGCTTCTTGGGCTATACTATCTATAATGCAAAAAAGTACACAGGCACTGAAACCAAATGGAATTTAGCAAGAGCGCATCTCAATTATGCAGAAAAAATACCACAAACTATTCATGATAATATTAGTGCTTCTTTAAGAGACAATATACCTGAAAAGTTATTAGAATTACCAATTGGAAGTACAGCCATTATGCATACGCATAATACCTTCCCATCTATGGCACAATACTATAACGTCCCAATGTGGTTAGTACCAGATCTGCAACATATTGAATCTGAACATGTTGATACATTACGTGGTGCACGTAAGAAATACATAGCAACGCAAAACGGATATCATAAATTTACAGAAGAATTACTGGAAAGAATAAAATTATTAGGGTAA
- a CDS encoding RelA/SpoT domain-containing protein encodes MDIDKIINIYSSEEHTFNIFMSTVVNMFQLEPSLNEYGTPIIHTLKSRLKDKDHLREKISRKEADDNPITEENLFERITDLAGVRVLHLYQDQFINIHEFIKSQIEKGEWFYREPPVAYTWDPECRTYFTGLGLECKVKESYYTSIHYLIKPKENSLITCEIQVRTLFEEIWGEIDHTINYPHKTENISCREQLRVLSKLVSTGTRLADSIFRTHRAG; translated from the coding sequence ATGGATATTGATAAAATAATAAACATTTACTCTTCTGAAGAGCATACTTTTAATATTTTCATGTCTACAGTAGTAAATATGTTCCAACTAGAACCCAGTCTCAATGAGTATGGGACACCTATAATACACACATTAAAAAGTCGGTTAAAAGATAAAGATCACCTTCGAGAAAAAATATCTAGAAAAGAAGCTGACGACAATCCTATAACAGAAGAAAATCTCTTCGAGCGTATAACTGATCTTGCGGGTGTAAGAGTTTTACACCTTTATCAGGATCAATTTATAAATATCCATGAATTCATAAAAAGTCAAATTGAAAAAGGAGAGTGGTTTTATAGGGAACCTCCTGTTGCATATACATGGGATCCGGAATGTAGAACTTACTTCACTGGCCTAGGCCTTGAGTGTAAAGTAAAAGAATCATATTATACAAGCATCCATTACCTTATTAAACCTAAAGAAAACTCGTTAATAACTTGTGAGATTCAAGTTAGAACTCTTTTTGAAGAAATATGGGGAGAAATTGATCACACAATAAATTATCCACATAAGACTGAGAATATTTCTTGCAGGGAGCAACTAAGAGTACTTTCAAAGTTAGTTTCAACAGGAACTAGATTAGCTGACTCTATTTTTAGAACTCACAGAGCAGGATAG
- a CDS encoding oxygenase MpaB family protein produces MINLRDRIQQQVFRLNGLSMNEFDLSQPPGDPGLFGPDSVIWRVHGDFTSMMCGGISALLLQMLHPAALAGVWDHSNFREDMMGRLRRTSQFIAVTTYGNSQDVQTLIDRVKRIHLKVSGVDSAGKPYAAGDPHLLTWVHVAETSRFLAAHLRYKNPQLTRAEQDQYYQEAALIAEALGAEKVPKSVADVADYLQQMRPELRFDERTAEVTRLLMNAPAPSWQAKPVMKIMLKSGFGLMPAWAQAMSGREIGRFEQAMIDRKINAIAVGLRWSIQRGAWYRAMVRMGRLG; encoded by the coding sequence ATGATTAATCTGCGTGACCGCATTCAGCAGCAGGTCTTCCGCCTTAACGGCCTGTCGATGAATGAATTTGACCTCTCTCAACCGCCTGGCGATCCCGGCCTGTTTGGCCCGGACAGCGTGATCTGGCGCGTCCATGGTGACTTCACCTCCATGATGTGCGGCGGCATCAGTGCGCTGCTGTTGCAGATGCTGCATCCGGCAGCGCTGGCAGGCGTCTGGGATCACTCCAATTTCCGCGAAGATATGATGGGTCGCCTGCGCCGCACCAGTCAGTTTATCGCCGTGACCACCTACGGTAATTCACAGGATGTGCAGACGCTGATTGACCGGGTGAAACGCATTCATCTGAAAGTCAGCGGCGTCGACAGCGCGGGCAAACCTTATGCCGCCGGCGATCCGCATCTGCTCACCTGGGTGCATGTGGCGGAGACCAGCCGTTTTCTGGCCGCTCATCTGCGCTACAAAAACCCGCAGCTTACCCGGGCGGAACAGGATCAGTACTATCAGGAAGCGGCACTGATTGCCGAAGCGCTGGGTGCAGAGAAGGTGCCGAAAAGCGTTGCCGATGTGGCGGATTACCTGCAACAGATGCGTCCGGAGCTGCGCTTTGATGAACGCACCGCCGAAGTGACGCGATTGCTGATGAATGCCCCTGCTCCGAGCTGGCAGGCGAAACCGGTGATGAAAATCATGCTGAAGTCGGGATTCGGGCTGATGCCCGCGTGGGCGCAGGCGATGTCCGGCCGTGAAATCGGCCGCTTTGAGCAGGCGATGATTGACCGGAAGATTAATGCGATTGCGGTGGGGTTGAGGTGGTCAATTCAGCGCGGGGCATGGTATCGGGCAATGGTGAGGATGGGGAGGCTGGGGTAA
- the bglX gene encoding beta-glucosidase BglX, with amino-acid sequence MKWIYSVSLAVSLAMQPALAETVPGNHPMTEQARDAFVNQLLKKMTLDEKIGQLRLISVGPDNPKEAIRDMIQKSQVGAIFNTVTRQDIRAMQDQAMQLSRLKIPLFFAFDVIHGQRTIFPIPLALAASWDLDAVEEVGRVSAYEAADDGLNMTWAPMVDVSREPRWGRGSEGFGEDTWLTSEMGRSMVQAMQGKSAADRYSVMTSVKHFALYGAVEGGRDYNTVDMSPQRMFQDYLPPYKASLDAGSGGVMVALNSINGVPATADSWLLKDLLRDKWKFKGITISDHGAIKELIKHGVASDPQEAVRIALKSGVDMSMSDEYYSKYLPDLVKSGDVTMAEIDDAARHVLNVKYDMGLFNDPYSHLGPKESDPQDTNAESRLHRAEARDVARKSIVLLKNRLETLPLKKSGTIALIGPLADSQRDIMGSWSAAGVAKQSVSLLQGMRNATEGKATLLYEKGANVSDNKGIQDFLNLYEQAVSVDTRSAEQMIDDAVAKAKQADVVVAAVGEAQGMAHEASSRSDLVIPPSQQKLLAALKATGKPLVIVLMNGRPLSIVNEDRMADAVLETWFSGTEGGNAIADVLFGDYNPSGKLPVSFPRSVGQIPIYYNHLPTGRPYNFAKPNKYTSHYYDAVNGPLYPFGYGLSYTSFTVSLVKMSSPTMPRDGSVEASVTVTNSGKRDGATVVQMYLNDPVASISRPVQELRGFKRIMLKAGESQTVTFKIDVDALKFWNQQMQHVAEPGKFNVMIGLDSVRTENAQFSYQ; translated from the coding sequence ATGAAATGGATTTACTCTGTTAGTCTCGCTGTCTCCCTCGCGATGCAACCCGCACTGGCTGAGACAGTGCCAGGTAACCACCCGATGACCGAACAGGCGCGTGATGCCTTCGTTAACCAGCTGCTTAAAAAAATGACGCTGGATGAGAAAATCGGTCAGCTGCGCTTAATCAGCGTCGGACCTGATAATCCGAAAGAAGCCATTCGCGACATGATTCAGAAGAGTCAGGTTGGCGCGATTTTTAACACGGTAACGCGTCAGGATATCCGCGCGATGCAGGATCAGGCGATGCAGCTCAGCCGCCTTAAGATCCCCCTGTTTTTCGCCTTCGACGTGATTCACGGTCAGCGCACTATTTTCCCGATTCCTCTGGCTCTGGCGGCCAGCTGGGATCTGGATGCTGTTGAAGAAGTAGGGCGCGTCTCTGCCTATGAAGCGGCCGACGACGGTCTGAATATGACCTGGGCGCCAATGGTTGATGTCAGTCGTGAACCGCGCTGGGGTCGTGGTTCCGAGGGCTTCGGTGAAGATACCTGGCTCACCAGCGAAATGGGTCGCAGCATGGTGCAGGCGATGCAGGGCAAAAGTGCCGCCGATCGCTACAGCGTGATGACCAGCGTGAAACACTTCGCGCTCTATGGTGCCGTTGAGGGGGGACGCGATTACAACACCGTGGACATGAGCCCGCAGCGCATGTTCCAGGACTATCTGCCACCGTATAAAGCCTCACTGGACGCGGGCAGCGGCGGCGTGATGGTGGCGCTGAACTCCATCAATGGCGTCCCCGCCACGGCGGACAGCTGGCTGCTGAAAGATCTGCTGCGCGATAAGTGGAAATTCAAAGGCATCACCATCAGCGATCATGGCGCGATTAAAGAGCTGATCAAGCATGGCGTCGCCAGCGATCCGCAGGAAGCGGTACGCATCGCGCTGAAGTCGGGCGTGGATATGAGCATGAGCGACGAATATTACAGCAAGTATCTGCCGGACCTGGTGAAGAGCGGCGATGTCACGATGGCCGAAATTGATGATGCGGCGCGTCATGTGCTTAACGTCAAATATGACATGGGTCTGTTTAACGATCCCTACAGCCATTTAGGTCCGAAAGAGAGCGACCCGCAGGACACCAATGCGGAAAGCCGTCTGCATCGCGCTGAAGCACGCGATGTGGCGCGTAAAAGCATCGTACTGCTGAAAAACCGGCTGGAAACCCTGCCGCTGAAAAAATCGGGCACCATTGCGCTGATTGGTCCGCTGGCAGACAGTCAGCGCGACATTATGGGCAGCTGGTCTGCCGCAGGCGTGGCGAAGCAATCCGTTTCGCTGCTGCAGGGCATGCGCAATGCCACCGAAGGCAAAGCGACACTGCTTTATGAGAAGGGCGCTAACGTCAGCGACAACAAAGGGATTCAGGACTTCCTGAACCTCTATGAGCAGGCGGTTTCGGTGGATACGCGTTCAGCTGAGCAGATGATCGATGACGCGGTTGCCAAAGCGAAGCAGGCCGATGTGGTGGTTGCCGCCGTAGGCGAAGCGCAGGGGATGGCGCATGAAGCCTCCAGCCGCAGCGACCTGGTGATCCCGCCGAGCCAGCAGAAGCTGCTCGCGGCACTGAAAGCCACCGGTAAGCCGCTGGTGATTGTCCTGATGAACGGACGTCCGCTGTCGATAGTGAATGAAGATCGCATGGCTGATGCGGTACTGGAAACCTGGTTCAGCGGCACCGAGGGCGGCAACGCTATCGCCGATGTGCTGTTCGGTGACTACAACCCGTCGGGCAAACTGCCGGTCTCCTTCCCGCGTTCAGTGGGTCAGATTCCGATCTACTACAACCATCTGCCAACCGGTCGTCCTTACAACTTTGCGAAGCCGAACAAGTACACGTCGCATTACTATGATGCGGTTAACGGCCCACTCTATCCGTTTGGTTACGGCCTGAGCTACACCAGCTTCACCGTGTCGCTGGTAAAAATGTCCTCACCGACCATGCCGCGCGACGGCAGCGTTGAGGCCAGCGTGACGGTGACCAACAGCGGTAAGCGCGATGGTGCGACGGTAGTGCAGATGTATCTGAACGACCCGGTCGCGTCCATCAGCCGTCCGGTGCAGGAGCTGCGTGGCTTTAAGCGCATCATGCTGAAAGCGGGTGAGTCGCAAACCGTCACCTTTAAAATTGATGTCGATGCGCTGAAGTTCTGGAACCAGCAGATGCAGCACGTTGCAGAGCCCGGCAAATTTAACGTGATGATTGGACTCGATTCCGTTCGTACCGAGAATGCGCAGTTCAGCTATCAATAA
- the dld gene encoding D-lactate dehydrogenase — MIQTSALLSDLRRLVGPAHLLTEPEQTARYRKGFRSGEGEALAVAFPGTLLELWRVLQTLVKADVIILMQAANTGLTEGSTPHGNDYDRPLVIVSTLRLDKLQLIDEGQQVLAFPGSTLYQLEKALKPLGREPHSVIGSSCIGASVLGGICNNSGGSLIKRGPAYSEMALYAQIDAQGRLKLVNHLGIDLGTSPEEILGRLDDDRWQPGDVQHDGRHASDHEYADRVREVDADTPARYNADARRLFEASGCAGKLAVFAVRLDTFASEPQQQVFYIGTNEPGVLNDIRRHILAHFTHLPVAGEYMHRDIYDIAEVYGKDTFLMIDKLGTDKMPLFFTLKGRVDAWLSKLSFVKPHFSDRLLQRLSKLFPAHLPKRMKQYRDKYEHHLMLKMSGDGVAEARNYLRDYFREGGGEFFECEGKEGAHAFLHRFAAAGAAVRYHAVHADEVEDILALDIALRRNDADWFETLPDAIRASLSHRLYYGHFFCHVFHQDYIVRKGVDVHALKAQMLEILQARGAEYPAEHNVGHLYQAKPQLAAFYRQLDPTNSFNPGIGKTSKQKGWAVKQV; from the coding sequence ATGATACAAACCTCTGCCCTGCTTTCTGACCTGCGCCGCCTGGTCGGCCCTGCCCACCTGCTGACAGAACCTGAACAGACTGCCCGCTATCGCAAAGGCTTTCGCTCCGGCGAAGGTGAGGCGCTGGCCGTGGCGTTTCCCGGTACGCTGCTGGAGCTCTGGCGGGTACTGCAGACGCTGGTGAAAGCGGATGTCATCATCCTGATGCAGGCGGCGAATACCGGCCTGACCGAAGGTTCAACGCCGCACGGCAATGATTACGACCGTCCGCTGGTGATTGTCAGTACCCTGCGACTGGATAAGCTTCAGCTGATCGACGAAGGCCAGCAGGTGCTGGCGTTCCCCGGCAGCACACTCTATCAGCTGGAAAAAGCGCTGAAGCCGCTGGGACGTGAACCCCACTCGGTGATTGGCTCCTCATGCATTGGGGCCTCGGTGCTGGGTGGCATCTGTAATAACTCCGGTGGATCGCTGATTAAGCGCGGCCCGGCCTACAGTGAGATGGCCCTGTATGCGCAGATTGATGCACAGGGAAGACTGAAGCTGGTGAACCATCTGGGTATCGATCTGGGGACCTCGCCGGAAGAGATTCTGGGACGGCTGGATGACGATCGCTGGCAGCCCGGCGACGTGCAGCACGATGGCCGTCACGCCTCCGATCATGAATATGCCGACCGGGTCCGTGAAGTCGATGCGGATACGCCCGCCCGTTACAACGCCGATGCGCGTCGCCTGTTTGAAGCGTCCGGCTGTGCCGGGAAACTGGCGGTCTTCGCGGTGCGACTCGATACTTTCGCCAGCGAACCGCAGCAGCAGGTGTTTTACATCGGCACCAACGAACCTGGCGTGCTTAACGATATCCGCCGTCACATCCTGGCGCATTTCACCCATCTGCCTGTGGCGGGCGAATATATGCACCGCGACATTTATGACATTGCGGAAGTCTACGGCAAAGACACCTTCCTGATGATCGACAAGCTGGGCACCGACAAGATGCCGCTGTTTTTCACGCTGAAAGGACGGGTTGACGCCTGGCTGAGCAAGCTCTCCTTCGTTAAACCGCACTTCAGCGACCGGCTGTTGCAGCGCCTGAGCAAACTGTTCCCGGCGCATCTGCCTAAGCGTATGAAGCAGTATCGCGACAAATATGAACATCATCTGATGCTGAAGATGTCGGGCGACGGCGTGGCAGAAGCGCGTAACTATCTGCGCGACTACTTCCGTGAAGGCGGTGGCGAGTTCTTCGAGTGTGAAGGCAAAGAGGGTGCGCACGCGTTTCTGCATCGCTTTGCGGCAGCGGGCGCGGCGGTGCGCTACCACGCAGTCCATGCAGATGAGGTCGAGGATATTCTGGCGCTGGACATTGCCCTGCGTCGCAACGATGCGGACTGGTTCGAAACCCTGCCCGATGCGATCCGCGCATCATTAAGCCATCGCCTCTACTATGGTCACTTCTTCTGTCATGTTTTCCATCAGGATTACATCGTCAGAAAAGGAGTCGATGTCCATGCACTGAAAGCACAGATGCTGGAGATCCTGCAGGCGCGCGGCGCGGAATATCCCGCTGAGCATAATGTCGGCCATCTCTATCAGGCGAAACCGCAGCTGGCGGCGTTCTATCGCCAGCTCGATCCGACCAACAGTTTCAATCCTGGCATTGGCAAAACCAGCAAGCAAAAAGGCTGGGCGGTGAAGCAGGTTTAA
- the chiP gene encoding chitoporin ChiP has product MRKNNFALALTEIATVVIALSAINSSPAYAAGFIDDASLKGNVFYWQRQRDRRDTDPASDYQGQYRANLHHASLNSNLDFQSGYAGEWIGLDLAVFGAAELANSGPAAPNEIGFSKARTRWDEKWNGDSGGASVYKAALKFKYHDYWLRAGYIQPTGQTLIAPHWSFLPGTYRGVEVGALYDFQEAGALSFSWMWSDKYKAPWYRDLYDFRQADGKTHISYLHSFGMKYDFKNNLVLEGAFGQAADYMDQYFAKASWSATPYGNALSTSYQFYGAHDNVQGGAANSRDVYDGLAWLQAITIGYNVGPVDLRLEGSWVKAEGNQGFFLQRMTPGYASSNGRLDIWWDARSDWNANGEKAIFAGAMLDLTPWQLAGWKVGASYVWGWDARPATLPTVDQSQRLKESAWNLDLIYQIQQGRAKDTLFKLHYTRYDNHSNLPSYSGGYGNIFQDEKDIKFMVIVPFTLF; this is encoded by the coding sequence ATGCGGAAAAATAATTTCGCGTTAGCGTTAACAGAAATAGCCACTGTGGTAATAGCCCTGTCAGCAATAAATTCATCACCCGCTTATGCGGCCGGATTTATTGATGACGCATCGCTAAAAGGCAATGTTTTTTACTGGCAGCGGCAGCGTGATCGCAGAGACACCGATCCCGCCAGTGACTATCAGGGACAGTATCGGGCTAATTTACATCACGCTTCGCTCAACAGTAATCTCGACTTCCAGTCAGGCTACGCCGGAGAGTGGATAGGTCTGGACCTCGCCGTTTTTGGCGCTGCCGAACTTGCCAACAGTGGCCCCGCTGCCCCCAACGAAATTGGCTTCAGTAAGGCACGTACCCGCTGGGATGAAAAATGGAATGGCGACAGCGGCGGTGCTTCGGTTTATAAAGCCGCGCTAAAGTTTAAATATCACGATTACTGGTTACGCGCCGGATATATTCAGCCAACCGGCCAGACGCTGATTGCACCGCACTGGAGTTTCTTACCCGGCACCTATCGCGGTGTCGAAGTGGGTGCGCTATATGATTTTCAGGAAGCCGGAGCATTATCATTCTCGTGGATGTGGAGTGATAAATATAAGGCACCCTGGTATCGTGATTTATATGATTTCCGGCAGGCTGATGGCAAAACGCATATCAGCTACCTGCACTCATTCGGCATGAAATATGACTTCAAAAATAATCTGGTCCTTGAGGGCGCATTCGGTCAGGCGGCGGATTATATGGATCAATATTTTGCCAAAGCCTCCTGGTCGGCCACGCCTTACGGCAATGCACTCTCCACCAGCTATCAGTTTTACGGCGCACACGACAACGTGCAGGGCGGTGCGGCTAATTCCCGGGATGTTTATGACGGCCTCGCCTGGCTACAGGCAATCACGATCGGTTACAACGTCGGCCCGGTGGATCTGCGCCTCGAAGGCAGCTGGGTCAAAGCAGAGGGCAATCAGGGCTTCTTCCTGCAGCGCATGACGCCGGGCTATGCCAGCTCCAATGGCCGACTGGATATCTGGTGGGATGCCCGTTCCGACTGGAACGCCAATGGCGAAAAAGCGATCTTTGCCGGTGCGATGCTCGACTTAACACCGTGGCAGCTGGCGGGATGGAAAGTGGGCGCATCGTACGTCTGGGGCTGGGATGCCAGACCCGCCACCCTGCCCACCGTTGACCAGAGTCAGCGGCTGAAAGAGTCCGCCTGGAACCTCGATTTGATCTATCAAATCCAGCAGGGCCGCGCCAAAGATACCCTGTTTAAACTGCACTACACCCGCTACGACAATCACAGCAACCTGCCCAGTTATAGCGGCGGTTACGGCAACATTTTCCAGGACGAGAAGGACATCAAATTTATGGTTATCGTGCCGTTTACGCTGTTCTGA
- a CDS encoding beta-N-acetylhexosaminidase, whose product MLKLSLIALTLLGVAVTGHASPSEQQVVNQISQFGITYEVNDNQAALNGTDCAALGADYAACNRATITLTNNGPALTDKHWAIYMSNVHQTLRVENDQFKMTHLVGDLTRLEPTEKFTGIGAGESVQIPIVNEYWQLFVTDVMPRWYVTSGQAAPKIIASTDHEDPGQFVSPLGDHWRRSADDHNVLMQPASRFDKNSDVAALPVSALRGQITPTPLEVKLRPQDADLSRGVRLMLTGLTPETGEAVKQRLTLLGLKEAPDGFAITTQIKPGHFSGKTAKSGAYNLDITPRRAVVVAYDAAGAFYGLMSILSLVPGEGAARIAALEAHDAPRFAYRGAFLDVARNFHSKQAVMRLLDQMAAWKMNRFHFHLSDDEGWRLEIPGLPELTDVGAKRCHDLTEQRCLLPQLGYGPFSDNNGSGFFSRADYIDIVKYAQARHIQVIPEIDMPAHARAAVIAMEARYQRLMQEGESEQASTYRLIDPTDDSNTTSVQLYDRTSYLNPCIDGSQRFVDKVIGEVQAMHQEAGQPLDVWHFGGDEAKNIRLGAGYSDKNNPKPGTGLRDWRNEDLPWAKSQVCQALVKSGKVEDLAHLPSYFALTVSEIVNRHGIGKMQAWQDGLKDARNAAAFATPRVAVNFWDTLYWGGFDSAADWSQKGYDVVISSPDYLYLDFPYEVNPLERGYYWGTRFNDERKIFGFSPDNLPQNAETSVDRDGNVFSAKSEKPWRGAYGMSAQLWSETVRTDAQMEHMIYPRLFAVAERSWHRASWERDYQPGQEYTGGKTHHVDQQARLHDWQRFANLLGHRELVKLDKAGIDYRLPVPGAKIVDGILSMNVALPGVTLEYSLDKGVNWQRYDANRPPQVSGAVAIRSVSRDGQRTSRVETL is encoded by the coding sequence ATGTTAAAATTAAGCCTTATCGCGCTCACTCTGCTGGGCGTTGCAGTCACAGGCCACGCCAGCCCGTCAGAGCAGCAGGTGGTGAATCAAATCAGCCAGTTTGGCATTACTTATGAAGTGAATGACAACCAGGCCGCTCTGAATGGCACCGACTGCGCCGCGCTGGGAGCCGACTATGCCGCCTGCAATCGCGCCACCATTACCCTGACCAATAACGGCCCGGCTCTGACCGACAAACACTGGGCCATCTACATGAGCAACGTTCACCAGACGCTGCGGGTCGAAAACGATCAGTTTAAAATGACGCATCTGGTGGGCGACTTAACCCGGCTGGAGCCGACGGAGAAGTTTACTGGCATTGGTGCAGGTGAGTCGGTGCAGATTCCCATCGTTAACGAATACTGGCAGCTGTTTGTCACTGATGTGATGCCGCGCTGGTATGTTACGTCCGGGCAGGCAGCGCCCAAAATTATTGCCAGCACCGATCATGAAGACCCCGGCCAGTTTGTATCGCCGCTGGGTGACCACTGGCGACGCAGTGCCGATGACCACAATGTCCTGATGCAGCCCGCCAGCCGGTTTGATAAAAACAGCGATGTTGCTGCCCTGCCCGTCTCTGCGCTGCGCGGTCAAATCACCCCCACGCCGCTTGAGGTGAAGCTCCGCCCGCAGGATGCCGATCTCAGCCGCGGCGTCAGGCTGATGCTTACCGGGCTGACACCTGAAACCGGTGAGGCGGTAAAACAGCGCCTCACCCTGCTCGGCCTGAAAGAAGCACCCGATGGATTCGCCATCACGACGCAGATCAAGCCAGGCCACTTCAGTGGCAAAACGGCGAAATCGGGTGCATACAATCTGGATATCACGCCTCGCCGCGCCGTTGTGGTGGCCTACGATGCTGCCGGGGCTTTCTACGGTCTGATGTCGATTCTCTCACTGGTCCCTGGCGAGGGTGCGGCGCGTATCGCCGCGCTGGAAGCCCATGATGCGCCGCGCTTTGCTTATCGCGGCGCGTTTCTTGACGTTGCCCGTAACTTTCACAGTAAGCAGGCGGTGATGCGGCTGCTTGATCAAATGGCGGCGTGGAAGATGAACCGCTTTCACTTTCACCTGAGTGACGATGAGGGCTGGCGGCTTGAAATTCCTGGCTTACCCGAACTGACTGACGTGGGCGCTAAACGCTGTCATGACCTGACTGAACAGCGTTGTCTGCTGCCGCAGCTCGGTTACGGTCCGTTCAGCGATAACAACGGTAGTGGCTTTTTCAGTCGTGCCGATTACATCGACATTGTGAAATATGCGCAGGCGCGCCACATTCAGGTAATCCCGGAAATCGATATGCCCGCCCATGCCCGCGCGGCGGTTATCGCCATGGAAGCACGCTATCAGCGGCTGATGCAGGAGGGAGAATCTGAACAGGCCAGCACGTATCGCCTGATTGATCCTACTGACGACTCCAATACCACCTCGGTGCAGCTCTATGACCGCACCAGCTATCTTAATCCCTGCATTGACGGCTCACAGCGCTTTGTTGACAAGGTGATCGGTGAAGTTCAGGCGATGCATCAGGAAGCGGGACAGCCGCTCGATGTCTGGCATTTTGGCGGCGACGAGGCGAAAAACATCCGGCTGGGCGCAGGCTACTCTGACAAAAATAATCCTAAACCGGGTACCGGACTACGCGACTGGCGTAACGAAGATCTGCCGTGGGCAAAATCGCAGGTCTGTCAGGCGCTGGTGAAGAGCGGCAAAGTGGAAGATCTGGCACACCTGCCGAGCTATTTTGCCCTGACCGTCAGTGAGATTGTTAACCGGCACGGCATTGGCAAAATGCAGGCGTGGCAGGATGGTTTAAAAGATGCCAGAAATGCCGCAGCCTTCGCCACCCCGCGGGTTGCGGTCAACTTCTGGGACACGCTCTACTGGGGCGGTTTTGACAGTGCCGCTGACTGGTCACAGAAAGGTTACGACGTGGTGATCTCCAGTCCCGACTACCTCTACCTGGACTTCCCGTATGAGGTGAACCCGCTGGAGCGCGGCTACTACTGGGGCACGCGTTTCAACGACGAGCGTAAAATTTTTGGTTTCTCACCGGACAACCTGCCGCAGAATGCGGAAACCTCGGTGGATCGCGACGGCAACGTTTTCAGCGCTAAATCAGAGAAGCCGTGGCGCGGTGCTTATGGCATGTCGGCCCAGCTGTGGAGCGAAACCGTGCGAACAGATGCCCAGATGGAGCACATGATCTATCCGCGTCTTTTTGCGGTCGCGGAAAGAAGCTGGCACCGCGCCAGCTGGGAGCGGGATTACCAGCCAGGTCAGGAATACACGGGAGGCAAAACCCATCACGTCGATCAGCAGGCACGCCTGCATGACTGGCAGCGATTTGCCAACCTGCTGGGACATCGGGAACTGGTGAAGCTGGATAAAGCGGGTATCGATTATCGCCTGCCGGTGCCGGGAGCAAAAATCGTTGATGGCATCCTGTCGATGAACGTGGCCTTGCCTGGGGTAACGCTGGAGTACAGTCTGGACAAGGGGGTGAACTGGCAGCGCTACGATGCCAACAGACCGCCGCAGGTCAGCGGTGCCGTGGCAATCCGCTCGGTGAGCCGCGACGGGCAGCGCACCAGCCGCGTTGAGACGCTGTAG